Genomic window (Nitrospinaceae bacterium):
CGGATGATGTACGTTCAACATGTGGGTATCGGATAATAAGGTTTTTTCTCCCGTGGTTGAAAATTAGTGAAAATTCGTCCATAACCCATCCCTGGTTTTGTGATGGATTTGAAATTGGAAGGACTGGCCAGCAGGTGACTATTTGAACATATCCGTCACCACGGTTCAGGTCTTTTTGGAGGAAACATGGTCTCAAGCCTGATGTATGATCAGCAGTTTGAAGCGGCGATGGATAAAGTTGCAAACCGTTTTCTGTTCACAGTTGTTCTTGCCCGGCGGGTGGCCCAGTTGAAGAAGGGGGCAGAACCCTTGGTGGATTCAAACGGTTTGGACACGTACGAGGAAATTGTTTTCCAGGAAATTCTCGATGATAAGCTTGAGTGGCGGGCGACCAGCTCCCTGGCGGATCTCGGGGATATGGAGCCTGAATACGGCGAATCCGAATTCGAAGACGGAGAATAACCTGGCCTGCTGAAATTGTTTTCCCCCCTCTTCCCGGTGGTTCCGGGGAGAGGGATTTTTTTATCTGGTTGAGAGAAATCTCCCCACCCGCTCTATGGCTTTTTTTATGTTTTCTTCTGAATTGCAGTAGGAGAAACGAAGGTAGCCCTCTCCGCCTGGGCCAAAATCAGCGCCTGGCGCTACAGCCACCCCGGTTGCCTCTAGTATCTCCCCGGCCAGAGAAAGTGAGTTGTCGCCAAATCGGTGGGCGTCCGTGAAAGCATAGAACGCCCCGTCTGGCTCCCGCTGGACGGGCAAGCCAATTTCCTTGAGTCCCTTTACCATAACATCGCGCCGCCTGGCATAGGTCTCACGCATTTTCTCGGCGGCGGGAATGGCCTCGCGCAGGGCGGTGACCCCTGCCCATTGTACGAAGGAGTTGGGCGAAATGAAGTAATTCTGCTGAAGGATTTCTAGTGGGCGAATATATCGATCAGGGGCGATGATATAGCCGAGTCGCCAGCCAGTCATGGCGAAATATTTTGAAAACCCATTGATAATAAAGGCATTATCCGAAAACTCCAGGGCCGAATAGTCGCGCTCCCCGTAGCTTAGA
Coding sequences:
- a CDS encoding DNA-directed RNA polymerase subunit omega, which codes for MVSSLMYDQQFEAAMDKVANRFLFTVVLARRVAQLKKGAEPLVDSNGLDTYEEIVFQEILDDKLEWRATSSLADLGDMEPEYGESEFEDGE